The Deltaproteobacteria bacterium region CGCGTGGAGAAGGGTCCGCAGCGGGTGATGGAGGAGGTGATCGCCAACTTCGACGACTACCGTAAGGAGTTTGAGCGGTTGCTGCGCGAGGGGTCCGGTTTCCCGTTGAGCGTGGTCAAGCTGCTGGCGCCCATCCCGAGACCGAGTAAGTGCCTCGCCGCGTTCGTCAACTATCTGGATTCCCCCGAGCGCACGCCCGAGAGCCTCCCCATCGAGTTCTTCTACAAGGCGCCCGAGCTGCTGGGGCCGGAAGGAGCGGTGGAGTTGCCCGACATTCCGGCGGTGGTGGTGACCCAGCCCGAGGCCGAGCTGGCCTTCGTCATGGGGCCGTGCGGCCGGGACGTCTCCGAGGCCGACGCCATGGACGCCGTCTTCGGCTACGTGCCGTTCTTCGACATCTCCAACCGGGGAATGGTGCGCAGGACCCAGTTCCTCCCCAAGGGGCAGAGCACGCACAGCCCCTGCGGCCCCTGGATCACCACCGCCGACGAGGTCCCCGATCCCCACGACCTCACCGTCAAGTCCTGGGTGGGCGGCGAGGCCCGGCAGGACTACAACACCCGCCACATGGCCCACAAGATCCCGGAGCTGGTCTCGTGGCTGTCGCGCTTCGTGCAGCTCCAGCCCGGCGACGTCATCGCCACCGGCACCTACCACGTGGGCCTCGGCCCCATGAACAACGGCGACACCCTGGAGATCGACATCGAGAAGCTCGGCAAGGCACGCTTCACCGTCCGCGCCGACGGCCCGCGCAAGGACACCGAGTGGATGCCGGGCAAGTCGCAGCCGCCCGCCGGGGGCGGGATGTCGAGGGTGTAAGGGCGCCGGACTAGCGTCTTCCCTTCCGGGGCCACTGCTGAGCCGCTGGCAGGCCTTCCTGGCTAGTTCCGTTTCAGTTCCGCCAACTCGTCCCGCAACGCGCGTATCTCGGCCTGCAGGTCCGTCAGGGTCGGTTCGGAGCCGGATGCCGTGGATGGCTTGCTTGCGTCCTCTCCATGGCCGTGGGTCTGCATCGCGTCGACGATGATGCCGATGAACAGGTTCAGGACGGCGAACGACGTGATCAGGATGAACGGCACAAAGAAGAGCCAGGCATACGGGAACACCTGCATCACCGGCCGCACGATACCCATGGACCAGCTCTCCAGGGTCATGATCTGGAACAGTGTATAGGCCGAGCTGCCGATGTTTCCGAACCAGTCCGGGAAGCGGTCGGCGAACAGGTTGGTGGCCATCACCGAGAACACGAAGTAGATCACCAGGAGCAACATCACCACCGAGCCCATGCCCGGCACCGCGTGCAGCAGCGCGCCGACAACGCGGCGCATGGCGGGCACGGTGGATATCAGCCGGAAGACACGAAGGATCCGCAAAGCCCGCATCACAGAGAGAAACTCGGTGGCCGGGATCAGCGCGATGGCCACCACGATGGTGTCGAAGTGGTTCCAGGCGTCGCGAACGAAATCGCGGCGCTGTCCCACCACCTTGAGCAGGATCTCCACCACGAAGATCGCCAGGATCACCCGGTCGGCGAGCTTGAGGAAGCTACCGGCCGCCGCCATGGCCGCCGGACTGGTCTCCAGCGCCAGCACCAGGGCGTTCAGCACGATCAGGATCGTGATCCACTGTTGCGTGGCGCGGTGCTCGACAAATGAGCGGATACGGTCCAAGAGAGTTCGGTCACGGAGGGTTACAGATTCGCCCATCACTCATTCCCGGTTCGGTGCGGGAGTGAACCACAGGAAGCGTGAGGTGACAAGGCGATGGGCGCGGCTCAGGTATCCACCGGCTCGAACACCAGTTCCGGCACCACCACCTCCCATGTGTCGCATTTGGCGGCGTCGCGGTAGCTGGGCTCGGACGCCTCACGGCTCCACGCGATGATCGCCAGCACAGAGGCGGACCGGCAACGCATGCCAGGCGGCGGCTCGAAGCTCGCGGCGAGGCGCCCTACGGTCGTACCGGCGGAGTCCTGCAGTTCCCACCGGCCTCCGTTCACCACCCGTGTTTCCAGCGCGGTGCCGGGCGCCAGCGCGGCGATGGCCCGGTGCGTCATGTGGCGGGCGGCATGGCGCCCGGCGAACCCCAGGTCCACGTCACGGAGAGTGGGCTGGACGTGGCGGTATCGTAGCGAGGGTTGGCAGGAGGGAAGTTCGAGCGGGTCCCGGCGGAGTACGGAGGGACGCGTGAGCAACCCGTCCTGTAGCGGCTGAGCTCCTTCGAAACTCGCGAGCGCAAGGGTCTCCCGCGCCCGCGTCATGGCCACATAGAGGAGCCGCCGCGGCGCGTCGGGGTCGTCGTTGCGTGCCACGCGTTCCCATCCCCCGTCCAACACGGCGACGTGATCGAATTCCAGCCCCTTGGCGCGGTGGGCGGTGAGCAGAAGGAGGCCGCGCTGCCGCCGACGTATCTCACGGCCCCACTCGGCGAACCATTCGATGACGTGGTCTACGGAGGTTTCGCCGCCGCCGGTTTCCAGCGCGTGCTCGTCGATGGCTTGCCGAAGCAGATCCTGCCAAGGGCCGGCCGGGCACGCTTCCACCGCACCGCGCAGTGCTGCGCCGTCCACGAGCCCGGAGTCGCGACCTCGCAGCCATTCGACGAGGTTCCGGGTTTCGCGCAGACGCCAGAAGCCGGGAATCTCCTCGTTGCCCATCTGAACCGGGATTTCGTTGGCCTCGCAGAACGCGCGCACCGGGACCAGATAGCTCCATTCGCGTGCGATCACGGCACAGCGAGCCCAATCCCAGTCGGGTGACCGGGTCGACAGCCGCTGCAACTCCGCCATGACGATCCTCGCCTGCGCCACCGGGTCCCGCGGCGTAGACAGGATTTCAACCCGTCCCCGTCCCACGGGATCCAACTCCTGCCAAGTCCCGCCCGGCGCCTCCTTGGCCCGTGCCGCGTTGATGCGAATGGGATACTCTTCCTTCATCCGATCCCGCGCCGGCCCGATGACGGTGTTGGCCGCGTCGATGATATGGGCGGTGGAGCGGTAGTTCTCGATGAGGTGTACGGGCCGCGGCCCGTAGTCCTCCTGGAAGCGACGGATATACTCCACCGAGGCGCCGTTGAAAGCGTAGATGTTCTGGTCGTCGTCGCCCACCGCGAATACGGTGAGCTTGCCGGCTTCGTCGTCGAGCGTCCGCCCGGCGAGCGCCGAGATCAATTCGTACTGGTCCGCGGCGATGTCCTGATACTCGTCCACCAGGATCCAACGGAAACCAGCCAAAAGACGCGTCCTCTGCTCGTCGGCATCCTCCGGCGCAAGCCCTTGTCCGCGCAGCAGGTCGATGGCCCTTTGCAGCACGTCCCGGAACATATCGTCGTCCGGGCGTTCCTCGCGCCCGGTAAAACTCGCTCCGGCGAGTCGCATGGCCAGGGCATGGCAAGTCATCACGGTCACGCCGCGCGCGTCATCGCCGATCAGCTCCCCGAGGCGGCGGCGGATGTCCACGGCCGCATGCCGGTTGTAGGCCAGCGCCAGGATGCCGCGGGCGTTCTCGCGCCGGGCGCGGATGAGATAGGCGATGCGGTGGACCAGCACACGGGTCTTGCCGGAGCCCGGGCCTGCCAACACCAGCACGTTGGTCTGCTCGCGGTCGTCGGCGACGATGCGCTGCTGCACGGGGTGCTTGAGTTCCTCCACGATAGCCGTCCACGACTCGGGCGTGGTCTGTCTCCCGATCTCGCGGGTGCGTCCGGGCAGCCAGCGTTCGAGGAACGCATCCTGCTTCAGCGCGAAGTAGTCCAGCGCCATCCGGGTCGCATCGGCCACGGCTTTCAGGCCGCGCTCGGCGAACTCCACCATCACGTGGATCTGCATCACCTGTCCGCGGTAGTGAAACGCCAGGGGTGTGAAGTCGGCGTTGGCGAAGCCCCGCCGCTCTTGTTGCAGGTGGATCGTCATGGCAGGCCGGAACACCGTCAACCCCTTGTTGAGACGGATGACCTCCAGCTCGTGCAGCCACAGCAGGGCGCGGTCCAGCAGCCTTGCCGGGTAGCGGATTCTGCTCTTGATCTCCAGGTCGGATACCAGGGCATGGGTGAGCCGGCCCAGGGTGGTCTCCGCCAGCAGGTCCGTGCCGCGGGCGCCTGGCGGCAGGCATTCCAGCAGGTGCTGGAGCAGGAGCCTGGCTCCGTCGCGCCGTATGCGCGCGGTCTCCTCCACTGCTTCCCATTCGCGGTGCAGCGTCACCCGCACGATCTCCGCGTCGAGCTTGCGCGCGGCGAGGCTGCCGGCGGCGCCGTCCTCGCCACGGCCGTCGTAGGCGATGCCCCGGAGGATGCGCCACAGCCGTTCCGGCAGGGGGTCGGTCAGGCCCTCGTCCCGCAGCACCTGGGAGGCCACACGCAGGTGCAGCGACGAGGTGTCGCCCTTGCCCAGGTCCGGCGCCGCGTCGCGCATGTGCCGGATCAGCGCGGTCTCCAGTTCGGTCGCCGCCTCCAGACGCTTCAGGGAAGAGTGTTCCACGCCCGCGTGAACGAACGCGGTCAAGGCCGTGTCGTTGCTGGCGATGTCCAGCCGTTCCAGGTCGTAGAGGGCGTGGCGCACGCCCTCGGGGCTCAGGCCGGACACGCCCATCAGTTCGTCGGTGGAGAGGCCGTCGTCCGGCCTGGCGTCGATCAACGCCGCGGCCACGCGTTCCAACTGGTCGCGATAAGCCGCCGTGACGGGCGCTCGCTGAAGACGTTCGCGCACCTCCTCCGCCGACCGCACGCGCAGTGACGAGGGGAACACCTGCACGCGGTTCTCTTCCCGCGTGAGCAACTGCGCCTCTTCCAGCCACGCGACCGCGGTGCGCACGCGGGTGTCGTCGGTGGCGGAGTCGCGCTCGAACACCTGCTCCTCGTCCTCGCCGAGGATCTCTCCGGCGGTGGCCACCACCTCGCCGCGCATGCGCTTCTTCCGGTCCAGGTTGCGCAGCGCCCGCAGGATGCCGTGGATCTCCGCTCGCGTCAGCCGCGAGCGCGCCGACATGCCGAACTGCCGCTCCACGTCCTCGGCCGAGTACAGCAGCACGCAGCGCGCCTCGGCCCGGTCGCGGCCGGCGCGGCCCGCCTCCTGGAGATAGTTCTCCAGCGACCCCGGGATGTCGGCGTGTATCACCAGCCGCACGTCGGGCTTGTCGATGCCCATGCCGAAGGCGTTGGTGGCGGCGATGGCGTTCAGTTCGCCGCCGATGAAGCGCCGCTGCACGTCCTTCTTGGTCTCCGGCGAGAGCCCCGCGTGGAAATGGTCCGCGGCCACGCCCTTGAGTTGCAGAAACTCCGCTACCTCTTCGCTCTGGCGGCGCGTGGCGCAGTAGATGATGGCGCCGCCGGGCGCTCCCGCCGGCAGGTGCGAGGTCAACACTTGGTGGATGTCGGCGAACTTCGCGCCGCCGGAGGTGGGCATGACCTCGAAGGTCAGGTTGGAGCGCTCGACGCCCCCGTTGATGACCGCCAGCTCGATGCCGAGCCGGTCGCGGAAGTGTCGCGTGATGTCGTTCACTACGTCCGGCTTGGCCGTGGCCGTGAGACACAGCACCGGCGGCGGCTCGCCGTCGGCTCTCTCCCGGATGAACCGGCCCACGTAGAGGTAGTCGGGGCGGAAGTCGTGCCCCCAGCGCGACAGGCAGTGGGCCTCGTCCAGCACCCAGGCGCCTATCTCCCGCTGGCCGAGGGCGCGGCGCAGGGAAGGCGCCCGGAGCTGTTCGGGCGAGCAGAGCAGGATGCCCGCGTCTCCGAGCCGCACCCGGTCCAGGGCGTCGGCGCGCTCGGGCATGGACAAGAGCCCGTTCACGGCTACGCAACAGGCAATGCCGCGTGCCTCCAGTCCGGCCACCTGGTCCGCCATGAGCGCCACCAGGGGCGAGATCACCACCGTCAGCGCGCCGGTCTTGTCGTAGCGCGACAACGCCGGGATCTGGTAGCACAGCGACTTGCCCGTGCCCGTGGGCAGGATCCCGAGCACGTGCCGGCCGGTCATGGACGCCTCGACGATGGTGCGCTGCATCGGCCGTCCGTCGTCGTCCACAGGCTCGGGCCGGAAGTCGTTGAAGCCGAACCAGCGCTTGAGCTCCTTGCGCGGGTCGTGGCGTTCCCGGCACCAGCCGCAGTCAGGCTCCGCGCAGGCCATGTCCCGCAGCCGCCGCACCAGCCGGCCCGCCTCCGGGAACTGGTGGCGCACCCAGGGAGGCATGACCGAATTGCCGCCGGCCACCGAAAGCCACGCCAGCGCATACGCCAGGGACCAGCGGGAGCGGGCCGTCGCCGCCGGCTCCTTGGCTTGGGCCGGTCCGTCCGCCTGCGCCGCCACCACCTCGGCCGCCTGGACGGCGCAGCCGGCGCCTTCAAGCCGCCTCCGGATGGCGGCGCGCGCTGCGGCATCCGACGGGCGGCCCGCGCCGCCGCGGAGATCGGAGAAAACCGCGTCCAGCGTGCGATCCGCGCCCTTCGGAGAGGGCATGACCAGCCAGTGCCACGCCGTCAGGAGATCGGCGTCCGCTTCCTTGAGTGCCCTTCGTTGGTCCCCGAACACCCCAAGCGCCAGGCGGGCGTCCAACTCGGGATCGTTCACCTGCCGGCGCCGCAGCCCGCCGTCCTGGTAGTGCTTGACGAGGTGGTGATAGGGGTTCCGCGGGAAGGCTAGAGGGTTCAGGCGTAACGTGTCCACTACCGGCAGCCGAAGGAGCCGCAGGTCGGGCTTCGCGGCCCGCAGGTGGGACAGGTCGAAGGCGATCAGGTTATGTCCGAGAAGGAAAGAGGCGCCGTCGGCAAATGCATCGAGTCTGTCGAGGGCCAGGTTCAGGTCGCCGCCGGAATAGGTCAGAGGGCGTCCGGTATCCTCGCGCACGGCACCGAAAGCGTGAATCGTCTCATCGTTCTTACCGACCTCCAGATCCAGCGCGAGGCAGCCCGAGAGGATAGGATCGCGTTCCCCGGTTCCCAACCGTACCTCCTCGAATGCGTCATTCCCACGGAACAGGCCGTGTCAAACTCCCTACGCAAACATGTCACAATACGTCATTCCCGCGGAAGCGGGAATCCAGGGGCTGTGGTGGGGCTTTACATACCGGCTTATGAATACGCGAGGACACTTGGGTTGAACTAGAAACTCAACGAGATGTCCCGGTGGTGCGACAGGCAGGCGGCCACTTCCTTGGCCGTCGAGGTCGGCAGGCGTTCGAGCTGGCGGATGCCTATGGTTTCGCGCAGGGCGTCCTCGTAGGCGGCCAGACCGGGGTCCAGGTCACGGGCGGCGCGGGAGCGCCATTGCAGCTCCCGCTCCAACTCGGCCACCGCATCCCCCAGCCGCTTCTCGGCGCGTTGCCGGCCGGAGGCGCCGCGCCTCGCGTCCGAGCGCGCCTTCGAGAGGTTTTCCCGCAAGTCGTGGGTTCCGGGAACGGCGCGGAGTGCCCGCTCGGCGTCGCGGATCGCGGCGCCCGCCTGTTGAGGCGGTTGCGTGCTCAATATCTCCGGCAAGGCCTTGATCTTCGCGCCGGCTGCTTCCAGGGCCGGAACCTTGGCGAGCGTCTCGCGCACCGTTCGAACCGACGAGGCGGCATCGTCGACATTGCGCCGGTAGTCGCGGCGGGCGGTGTTTTCCTTCTTCTCCAGTGCTAGGTAGCGCTTGCGCAGCTCCTTCTCTCCCTCCGGGCGCGTCGCCTCCACCTGTTCCCTTCGCTTCGTCAGCTCCTCGACCTCGTGGCGCAACTCCGCTACCACCTCGGCGTCGGCATTCCGTCCCATCCGCCGGATGGTGGTCCGGATCTCGCGGATCTCCCGGTCGATGCGCCGCTCGTCCGCGTTGATCCTCCGGACCACGGCATGGGTGGACTTGTAGGTCTCCCCGAACGCCTTTCGTTCCGCGTCGGTACGGCGGACCTCGGAAACCAGGTCGAAGGTGCGCGCGGCCTTTTCCATGCCGCCCGTCAGGCTCTTGCGCACTTTCTCCGGGAGATAGCTCGTATCGAGGCCTTGAGCGGTCCGTATGCTTGCCCGGATGGTCTCGGCGTCGCGATCGTACTGCTCGAACAGGTACTGTTCCAGGCAGCGCTGGAGGCGCGGGTTCCGCGGCGGCGGCGCGGTCTCCCCGGTGAGCGACGTGCGTGCCGGCAGGTAGTTCACGAGGGGAGGATAGAACCCGACGATGCCCAGGGCCACGAGCTGCAGCGCGATGAACGCCACCACGCCCCGGTAGATGTCCGTGGTCAGCACCGAGGGCGGGGCGACGCCGCGCAGGTAGAACAGGGCGAAGCCGAACGGCGGCGTCAGGAAGGAGGTCTGCATGTTGACGCCGATCATGACGCCGAGCCACACCGCGGTGATGTTGGCGGAGGGATCCGACAGCAGGATGGGCGCCACGATGGGCACCACCACCACCGCGATCTCGATGAAGTCGAGGAAGAAGCCGAGGATGAAGATCACCGCCATGACCACCACGAACTGGGTCCAGAAACCGCCCGGCAGGGTGGTCAGGAACTCCTTCACCAGCTCCTCGCCGCCGAAGCCTCGGAACGCCGCCGTGAGCATGGCCGCGCCCAGCAGGATGATGAAGACCATGGCCGTGGTCTTGGCGGTCTCCACCATGACGCCCGCGAGCATCCGTTCCGTGCGGTAGGCGCGCCAGCCGCTCCACACCACCGCCACCAGCAGTCCGGTCACCGCGATGGCGGCGGCGATGACGCCAGCCGCCTCGTAGGCGCCGTGGACGGTGCGTATGTTCAGGTCGACGGTCGCCAGCAGGACGAACAGCGCGATCAGGGAGACGCCCGCGATGATGGCAGGCGTGAAGGACCCGCGCTGTCCTTCGGTCAGCCGGTATCCGGCCATGATGGTGGCGCCGACGGCGCCGATGGCGCCGGCCTGGTTGACCGTGGCGATGCCGGCGATGATCGACCCGAGCACTGCCAGGATCAGCGCCAGGGGCGGCACCAGCGCCAGCACCACCTTGAGGGCGAACTCGCGATCGAAGCGCCCCTCCATGGGGATGGCCGGCGCGCTGCCGGGCCGGATGAGCGCCACCGCCAGGATATAGATGACGTACAGGCCCACCAGCACCAGCCCGGGCACGATGGCGCCCAGGAACATGTCGCCGGCGCTGGCCGAGGTGATGTCGAACTCCGTGGGCATGACGAAGTTGCCGGTGGCGGCCTTGTAGTCCACCTGCCGCAACGTGCTCGCCTGGTCGGTGGCGTTGGAGAGCTGGTCGGCCAGGATGATCAGCACGACCGAGGGCGGGATGATCTGGCCCAGGGTCCCGGCCGCGGAGATGGTCCCGGTGGCGAGCTGCCGCGAGTAGCCGTTGCGCAGCATGGCGGGCAGCGAGATCAGGCCCATGGCCACCACGGTGGCGCCGAGAATGCCGGTGGTGGCGGCGAGCAGGGCCCCCACCAGCACCACCGAGATGCCGAGACCGCCCGGCACCGGCCCGAACAGGCGCGCCATGGTCACCAGCAGGTCCTCGGCGATCTTGGAGCGCTGCAGCATGATGCCCATGAACACGAACAGCGGCACGGCGATGATGGTGTCGCGTTCGACCTCCCAGTAGACCCCGCGGAAGTTGGTGACGCCGGCGGTGAGCCACTGGACGGGGCCGTCCTGGGCGAAGAAGGAGTGGGTGTCGCCGGTGAAGACGTAGCCGGCCACCGCGGCCAGCCCGATGGTCAGGATGGCCGAGCCGGGGAGCGCGAACGCCACCGGGAAACCCGATGCCAGGGCCGCGGCCATGGCCAGGATCAGCAGTGCGAGGAAGAACAGTTCCACGTCAGGACGGCTCGGGTGTTGGATGACTTGCGGCTTGGCCGCGCAGGACGGCCATGGCGTCCAGGAAGTACGCCAGGAACTGCGTCATCATGGAGACGGCGTAGACGGCGAGGAACCCCGCCATCAGGTACTTGACGTAGAGGCCGAAGCCGCTCTGCGACGTCTCGAAGTAGAGCAGCGGGCTGTTGATGACCGACGCCTTGCCCGACATGCCCACGGCAAGGATGGTCCAGCACAGCGGCACGCCCAGGACCATGGAGCCCCACGCGTTGACCAGGGCCTTGCGCCGTTCGCTGAAGTGGGTGAACAGGACATCCACGCGCACGTGGCCCCCCGCGACGAGCGTGTGGGCGCTGGCGAACAGGAACAGCGCGGCATACCAGAAACGTACCAGGTCGCCCATGAAGGCCTGCTCGTAGGAGAAGATGAAGCGCGCGATGACGATCTGGAACTCGGCCACCACCACCAGCAGCGAAAGCCAGATGAAGTCGAGCCCCCGCTTGAAGCACGCGATCACCGCCGCGATGAGTATCAGGGGGAGATGCACGTAGGTGCCGCGTAAGCGGGAGATGCCCAGTTGCTGTGCCAGCGTGTCGCCGAAAACCGCGGGCAACAGTCCTTCCACGCGCAGGAAGGAAATGATGCCGTCGACGATGCCGATCAGGAACGTTGCCCAGAACGCCGTGCCGATGATATAGGCGGTGACCGCGCTGAGCAGCGCGGCGTCCGAGGCGAAGGGCCGGTCGCGCGTCCTGAGCGCGAGGACGATGACGGCGACTACCGTGAGGACATAGCTGGCGAGCTGCAGCCATGCCTGGAGCGCCGCCGTTCCGCGCAACGGTCCGCCCATGAAGACGCGCCCCGCGCCGGGCCAGCCCTGCCAGAAGTCGAGGTAGTTGTTGAAGAGGTAAACAAAGGTCGTCGCGGCCAGCGACAGCGCCAACGCGCGATAGAGCGCATTCGCCGTGCCGGGTCGGTTGCCGTCCGCGTCCGACCGAGCCCTTGCCACCGTGGAGAAACCTGGTGCGAACCGGGAGCCCGTCGCGACGATCAGACAAGCTCCCGGACTACGGGCCGGTCCCCGCGCACGGTGCCGGCCCGCAGTTCCATGTGTTTAGCCGGACATGCCCAGCACGCGGTTGCGCTGTGCCACGTATGCCTGGTCGGAGACGTTCGACCAGCCGCCGATTTCCTCGCGCGCCTTGACGAAGCTCTCGTGGATGCGCCGGGCAAGGGCGCTGTGCCCCACTACCCCGGCAAAGACTTCCTCGGCCGCCTTGCCGAACGAGTCGTAGATGTCGTCGTTGAACCTGCGCAACTGGACTCCCTGGTCGCGCCTCAGCCGGGCCAGCGCGGCGCCGTTCTTGGCGTTGTACTCGGACATCATCACGTCGTTCTCCATGCCGGCCGCGGCCTCGATCAACGTCTGATCCGACTTCGACAACGACTCCCAGAACTTCTTGTTGAAGCCCGCCGACAACATCGAGCCGGGCTCGTGCATGCCGGGATAGTAGTAGTACTTGGCGGCCTCGTAGAACTTCATGACCTCGTCGTTCCAGGGTCCCACCCATTCGGTGGCGTCGATGGCGCCCGAGACCAGGTTCTCGTAGATCTGCCCGCCCGGCAGAGACACCGGCGAGGCGCCGAGCTTCGCCATGACGTCGCCGCCCAGGCCCGGGATACGCATCTTGAGGCCCTTGAGGTCGTCCGCGTCGTTGATCTCCTTGCGGAACCAGCCGCCCATCTGGACGCCCGTGTTGCCGCACATGACACCCTTGAGTCCGAATTCCCCGGCCAACTCGTCCCACAGCTCCTGCCCGCCGCCGAAACGGACCCAGCCGTTGAACTCGGTGTACGTGAGCCCGAAGGGCACCGACGTGAAATAGGCCCAGCCGGGATGCTTCCCCTTCCAGTAGTAGTCGGCCGCGTGGTAGGCCTGCGCGTTGCCCGAGGCCACCTCGTCGAACGAGTCGAAGGCGCCGACGCGCTCGCCCGCGGCGAAGTAGCTCACCTGGATGCGGCCGTCGCTCATGTCGTTGAGGCGCTTGGCGAAACGCTGCGCGCCGGTGCCGAGACCCGGGAAGTCCCGCGGCCAAGTGGTGACGATAGCGATCTCGACGCGGTCCTTCATGGCCGCGGGGGCCTTCTGGGCCTGGACCAGCTTGCCGCTCGACAAGACCGTAGCGGCCGTGCCGACCGCGGCGCCTGTGATAAAGTCACGACGTTTCATGTGATCCTCCTTGTTCAAGAGTTGTCCGTCATCTGGACCGGAAATACTACGACAACCGGGAGCTTGGTGCAACGATAAACTCCCATGCTGCGTGCCTGGCGGATTGCATATCGTCAGTGGCGTTCACGAACGCTGGTCACGAGCAGGCCGAACGTGGCGAACGCCAGCGCCGACCCCATGAGCATGGCCAGCGTCATGTTGTCCAGCCACGTGATCAGCAGTCCCATGGCCACCGGTGTGGTCTGGGCCGCCACGTAGTGCATGGACATGATGAGGCCGCTCGCCTCGCCCAGCCGGCCCTTGGCGGCGGAGTCCTGCGCCAGCGCCACCACCAGCGAGGGGACCGGAGACTTGGACAGGCCCAGGAGACAGATGCCCGCGGCCAGGGCCAACGGATGGGTAAGCCAGCCGTAGACGGCCAACACCACCAGCACGCCGGGGAAAGCGCCCATGAGAATGATGCGCTTCCGTCCCAGGCGGTCTGACAGTATTCCCAGCACCATGGCTCCGAGGATGGGGGTGGCGCCCCAGGCCGCCATGACCAGACCCGCCTCGTCGAGCGTCAGTTTCACGACCTCGCGCAGAAACGTCGGGGTCCAGGAAGAGGTGATCCAGAACACCGAGCCGCCGAAGAACTGCGCCGCGGCCAGAAGGACCATGTTCCGGTTCATCATCCGCGGCTTCCGGACGCTCGCCGTGCGAGGGGCCGTTTGCGCCCGGGCCGGTTCCCGGATGCGCAGCCACTGGATCAACGCAATGGTGGCGGCGATGCAGCCCACGGTGGCCATGGCGCCGCGCCAGCC contains the following coding sequences:
- a CDS encoding fumarylacetoacetate hydrolase family protein codes for the protein MKILRFNDDRIGVLKNGANVVDVSGIIQHRVEKGPQRVMEEVIANFDDYRKEFERLLREGSGFPLSVVKLLAPIPRPSKCLAAFVNYLDSPERTPESLPIEFFYKAPELLGPEGAVELPDIPAVVVTQPEAELAFVMGPCGRDVSEADAMDAVFGYVPFFDISNRGMVRRTQFLPKGQSTHSPCGPWITTADEVPDPHDLTVKSWVGGEARQDYNTRHMAHKIPELVSWLSRFVQLQPGDVIATGTYHVGLGPMNNGDTLEIDIEKLGKARFTVRADGPRKDTEWMPGKSQPPAGGGMSRV
- a CDS encoding ion transporter; its protein translation is MGESVTLRDRTLLDRIRSFVEHRATQQWITILIVLNALVLALETSPAAMAAAGSFLKLADRVILAIFVVEILLKVVGQRRDFVRDAWNHFDTIVVAIALIPATEFLSVMRALRILRVFRLISTVPAMRRVVGALLHAVPGMGSVVMLLLVIYFVFSVMATNLFADRFPDWFGNIGSSAYTLFQIMTLESWSMGIVRPVMQVFPYAWLFFVPFILITSFAVLNLFIGIIVDAMQTHGHGEDASKPSTASGSEPTLTDLQAEIRALRDELAELKRN
- a CDS encoding RecQ family ATP-dependent DNA helicase; the encoded protein is MPPWVRHQFPEAGRLVRRLRDMACAEPDCGWCRERHDPRKELKRWFGFNDFRPEPVDDDGRPMQRTIVEASMTGRHVLGILPTGTGKSLCYQIPALSRYDKTGALTVVISPLVALMADQVAGLEARGIACCVAVNGLLSMPERADALDRVRLGDAGILLCSPEQLRAPSLRRALGQREIGAWVLDEAHCLSRWGHDFRPDYLYVGRFIRERADGEPPPVLCLTATAKPDVVNDITRHFRDRLGIELAVINGGVERSNLTFEVMPTSGGAKFADIHQVLTSHLPAGAPGGAIIYCATRRQSEEVAEFLQLKGVAADHFHAGLSPETKKDVQRRFIGGELNAIAATNAFGMGIDKPDVRLVIHADIPGSLENYLQEAGRAGRDRAEARCVLLYSAEDVERQFGMSARSRLTRAEIHGILRALRNLDRKKRMRGEVVATAGEILGEDEEQVFERDSATDDTRVRTAVAWLEEAQLLTREENRVQVFPSSLRVRSAEEVRERLQRAPVTAAYRDQLERVAAALIDARPDDGLSTDELMGVSGLSPEGVRHALYDLERLDIASNDTALTAFVHAGVEHSSLKRLEAATELETALIRHMRDAAPDLGKGDTSSLHLRVASQVLRDEGLTDPLPERLWRILRGIAYDGRGEDGAAGSLAARKLDAEIVRVTLHREWEAVEETARIRRDGARLLLQHLLECLPPGARGTDLLAETTLGRLTHALVSDLEIKSRIRYPARLLDRALLWLHELEVIRLNKGLTVFRPAMTIHLQQERRGFANADFTPLAFHYRGQVMQIHVMVEFAERGLKAVADATRMALDYFALKQDAFLERWLPGRTREIGRQTTPESWTAIVEELKHPVQQRIVADDREQTNVLVLAGPGSGKTRVLVHRIAYLIRARRENARGILALAYNRHAAVDIRRRLGELIGDDARGVTVMTCHALAMRLAGASFTGREERPDDDMFRDVLQRAIDLLRGQGLAPEDADEQRTRLLAGFRWILVDEYQDIAADQYELISALAGRTLDDEAGKLTVFAVGDDDQNIYAFNGASVEYIRRFQEDYGPRPVHLIENYRSTAHIIDAANTVIGPARDRMKEEYPIRINAARAKEAPGGTWQELDPVGRGRVEILSTPRDPVAQARIVMAELQRLSTRSPDWDWARCAVIAREWSYLVPVRAFCEANEIPVQMGNEEIPGFWRLRETRNLVEWLRGRDSGLVDGAALRGAVEACPAGPWQDLLRQAIDEHALETGGGETSVDHVIEWFAEWGREIRRRQRGLLLLTAHRAKGLEFDHVAVLDGGWERVARNDDPDAPRRLLYVAMTRARETLALASFEGAQPLQDGLLTRPSVLRRDPLELPSCQPSLRYRHVQPTLRDVDLGFAGRHAARHMTHRAIAALAPGTALETRVVNGGRWELQDSAGTTVGRLAASFEPPPGMRCRSASVLAIIAWSREASEPSYRDAAKCDTWEVVVPELVFEPVDT
- a CDS encoding TRAP transporter large permease subunit; amino-acid sequence: MELFFLALLILAMAAALASGFPVAFALPGSAILTIGLAAVAGYVFTGDTHSFFAQDGPVQWLTAGVTNFRGVYWEVERDTIIAVPLFVFMGIMLQRSKIAEDLLVTMARLFGPVPGGLGISVVLVGALLAATTGILGATVVAMGLISLPAMLRNGYSRQLATGTISAAGTLGQIIPPSVVLIILADQLSNATDQASTLRQVDYKAATGNFVMPTEFDITSASAGDMFLGAIVPGLVLVGLYVIYILAVALIRPGSAPAIPMEGRFDREFALKVVLALVPPLALILAVLGSIIAGIATVNQAGAIGAVGATIMAGYRLTEGQRGSFTPAIIAGVSLIALFVLLATVDLNIRTVHGAYEAAGVIAAAIAVTGLLVAVVWSGWRAYRTERMLAGVMVETAKTTAMVFIILLGAAMLTAAFRGFGGEELVKEFLTTLPGGFWTQFVVVMAVIFILGFFLDFIEIAVVVVPIVAPILLSDPSANITAVWLGVMIGVNMQTSFLTPPFGFALFYLRGVAPPSVLTTDIYRGVVAFIALQLVALGIVGFYPPLVNYLPARTSLTGETAPPPRNPRLQRCLEQYLFEQYDRDAETIRASIRTAQGLDTSYLPEKVRKSLTGGMEKAARTFDLVSEVRRTDAERKAFGETYKSTHAVVRRINADERRIDREIREIRTTIRRMGRNADAEVVAELRHEVEELTKRREQVEATRPEGEKELRKRYLALEKKENTARRDYRRNVDDAASSVRTVRETLAKVPALEAAGAKIKALPEILSTQPPQQAGAAIRDAERALRAVPGTHDLRENLSKARSDARRGASGRQRAEKRLGDAVAELERELQWRSRAARDLDPGLAAYEDALRETIGIRQLERLPTSTAKEVAACLSHHRDISLSF